From the Streptomyces nigrescens genome, one window contains:
- a CDS encoding SDR family NAD(P)-dependent oxidoreductase has translation MPAHAQTSGDGPQPGRLRDRVALVTGGASGIGASCARRLAAEGAVVVIADLDEDGATRVARQITAAGGTALPRRIDVTDPDSVTRVVTETATLRDGLQIAVNSAGINGPLSPLAELPPADFDTVMRVNLYGVFHAMRCQLPAMAATGGVIVNLASIAAHSGFGGHAAYAAAKQGVLALTRTTAREYAGHGIRVVSVSPGIVDTPMVTSLPPGATDGLLNAVPLRRTAQPAEVAALIAFLVSDDASYVTGSDHVVDGGYLAK, from the coding sequence ATGCCAGCACACGCACAGACATCAGGTGACGGACCGCAGCCCGGTCGCCTACGGGACCGGGTCGCCCTGGTGACCGGCGGCGCCTCCGGGATCGGCGCCTCGTGTGCGCGGCGACTGGCCGCGGAAGGCGCTGTGGTGGTGATCGCGGACCTCGACGAGGACGGCGCGACCCGTGTGGCCCGGCAGATCACCGCGGCCGGTGGCACCGCCCTGCCCCGCCGCATCGACGTGACCGACCCGGACAGCGTCACCCGCGTCGTCACGGAAACCGCCACCTTGCGCGACGGCCTGCAGATCGCCGTCAACAGCGCCGGAATCAACGGCCCCCTCAGCCCACTGGCCGAACTCCCGCCCGCCGACTTCGACACCGTGATGAGGGTGAACCTGTACGGCGTCTTCCACGCGATGCGCTGCCAGCTCCCCGCGATGGCCGCCACGGGTGGCGTCATCGTCAACCTCGCCTCGATAGCAGCACATTCGGGCTTCGGAGGGCACGCCGCCTACGCAGCCGCCAAGCAGGGTGTCCTCGCCCTGACCCGGACCACGGCGCGCGAATACGCCGGCCACGGCATTCGGGTCGTGTCGGTATCACCAGGCATCGTCGACACCCCTATGGTCACCTCGCTGCCGCCCGGAGCCACCGACGGTCTCCTCAACGCCGTCCCCCTGCGGCGCACCGCCCAGCCGGCCGAAGTCGCCGCACTCATCGCGTTCCTGGTGTCCGACGACGCCTCGTACGTGACGGGCAGCGACCATGTCGTCGACGGCGGCTACCTGGCCAAGTAG
- a CDS encoding styrene monooxygenase/indole monooxygenase family protein: MRKITIVGAGQAGLQLGIGLLSHGFDVTLVSNRTGDQIREGRVMSSQAMFGTALAHERNLGLDFWGDACPPIAGLGVNIADGQGGRALSFDARLEATARSIDQRVKMPLWMGEFARRGGRLDLCEAGIEDLERYAAESDLVIVAAGKGEIAGLFERDAMRSPYDAPQRALALAYVTGMAALPDRPGVSFNVIPGVGEYFTMPSLTTSGPCDIMFFEGIPGGPLDCFDGLTPHQQLAKFQELLRTYVPWEAERCTDVTLTDQNGTLAGRFAPTVRKPVATLPSGAQVLGLADVVVLNDPITGQGSNNASKCAASYLATILDHGERPYDAAFMELAFGRFWDNAQSATAWTNAMLGAPPQHVLEIFGAASANPRIAARFVNGFDDPRDLFHWFMDPVAAKNYLTETGA; this comes from the coding sequence ATGCGCAAGATCACCATCGTCGGAGCCGGCCAGGCGGGCCTCCAGCTCGGTATCGGTCTGCTCAGCCACGGTTTCGACGTCACCCTCGTGTCCAACCGGACCGGAGACCAGATCCGCGAGGGCCGGGTCATGTCCAGCCAGGCCATGTTCGGCACCGCGCTGGCCCACGAGCGCAACCTCGGCCTCGATTTCTGGGGCGACGCCTGCCCGCCGATCGCCGGGCTCGGCGTGAACATCGCCGACGGCCAGGGCGGCCGGGCGCTCTCCTTCGACGCCCGTCTTGAGGCCACCGCCCGCTCCATCGACCAGCGCGTCAAGATGCCACTCTGGATGGGCGAGTTCGCGCGCCGCGGCGGCCGTCTGGACCTCTGCGAGGCAGGCATCGAGGACCTGGAGCGCTACGCCGCCGAGTCCGACCTGGTCATCGTCGCGGCCGGCAAGGGCGAGATCGCCGGGCTGTTCGAGCGGGACGCCATGCGTTCGCCGTACGACGCTCCGCAGCGCGCGCTGGCTCTGGCGTACGTCACCGGCATGGCAGCGCTCCCCGACCGCCCCGGCGTCAGCTTCAACGTCATCCCCGGTGTGGGTGAGTACTTCACCATGCCCAGCCTCACCACCAGCGGCCCCTGCGACATCATGTTCTTCGAGGGCATCCCGGGTGGCCCGCTCGACTGCTTCGACGGGCTCACCCCCCACCAGCAGCTGGCGAAGTTCCAGGAGCTGCTGCGGACGTACGTTCCGTGGGAGGCCGAGCGCTGCACCGATGTCACGCTCACCGACCAGAACGGCACCCTCGCGGGCCGCTTCGCGCCGACCGTCCGCAAGCCCGTCGCCACGCTGCCCTCCGGCGCGCAGGTGCTCGGCCTCGCCGACGTCGTCGTCCTCAACGACCCGATCACCGGCCAGGGGTCCAACAACGCCTCGAAGTGCGCGGCCTCCTACCTCGCCACCATCCTGGACCACGGCGAGCGCCCGTACGACGCGGCGTTCATGGAGCTGGCCTTCGGCCGCTTCTGGGACAACGCGCAGTCCGCGACGGCCTGGACCAACGCGATGCTCGGCGCCCCGCCGCAGCACGTCCTGGAGATCTTCGGCGCGGCGAGCGCCAACCCCCGTATCGCCGCCCGCTTCGTCAACGGCTTCGACGACCCGCGCGACCTCTTCCACTGGTTCATGGACCCGGTCGCCGCGAAAAACTACCTGACGGAGACCGGCGCCTGA
- a CDS encoding ArsR/SmtB family transcription factor, giving the protein MSKQAEATGRRPAPVHTHPDDVPVLTALSALADPVRMHLIRTLAEHPDWTLSCSNFDVSVGRAAKSHHFSVLRDAGLVEQRDQGTKRLNRLRREEFDAHFPGLLDLVLRAD; this is encoded by the coding sequence ATGTCGAAACAGGCTGAAGCCACAGGGCGCCGACCGGCCCCCGTGCACACCCACCCCGACGACGTCCCCGTGCTCACCGCCCTGTCCGCGCTCGCGGACCCTGTGCGCATGCATCTGATCCGCACTCTGGCGGAGCACCCCGACTGGACGCTCAGCTGCAGCAACTTCGACGTATCCGTCGGCAGAGCCGCCAAGAGCCACCACTTCTCCGTCCTGCGCGACGCCGGCCTCGTCGAACAGCGCGACCAGGGCACCAAACGGCTCAACCGCCTGCGCCGCGAAGAGTTCGACGCCCACTTCCCCGGCCTCCTCGACCTGGTCCTCCGTGCCGACTAG
- a CDS encoding AraC family transcriptional regulator: protein MPAEESPLANHQRFHTTDIWEARAEVGRAFCPHDLRIMRRSATLDARLHGAPFDRTGLYYLDYGTEVRITPGDLESFYLVQIPLAGYAEITCGREEIISSPELASVPSPTGKLDMRWGDGNPQLIVWFDRSSLESHLGSLLGRTVRRPLLFSLGMNLTTPGSRSWLNIVDLMRREAEGPGGMTSQPVVTKQLESLLMTQLLMAQPNNYTSALLGEQPRVAPPAVRHAMEVIEGHAAEPLTVAEIAECVGVGVRALQEGFRRHLDTTPLAYLREVRLDRVRKELLASDPGAATVTAVASRWGFLHPGRFSLAYRQQFGESPSETLRA, encoded by the coding sequence ATGCCCGCTGAAGAGTCCCCCCTCGCAAATCACCAGCGGTTCCATACAACGGACATTTGGGAGGCGCGGGCCGAGGTCGGCCGCGCCTTCTGTCCGCATGACCTGCGCATCATGCGGCGTTCGGCGACGCTCGATGCCAGGCTGCACGGCGCACCTTTCGATCGGACGGGTCTCTATTACCTCGATTACGGAACGGAAGTCCGGATCACACCGGGCGATCTGGAGAGCTTTTACCTTGTCCAGATCCCGCTCGCCGGTTACGCCGAAATCACCTGCGGCCGCGAGGAGATTATTTCCTCCCCGGAACTCGCTTCTGTCCCCTCTCCGACCGGAAAGTTGGACATGCGCTGGGGTGACGGCAATCCGCAGCTGATCGTGTGGTTCGACCGATCGTCGCTGGAATCGCACCTGGGCAGTTTGCTCGGCCGCACCGTGCGCCGCCCGCTCCTCTTCTCGCTCGGCATGAACCTCACCACTCCGGGCTCCCGGTCCTGGCTCAACATCGTCGACCTCATGCGCCGGGAGGCGGAGGGGCCTGGTGGCATGACAAGCCAGCCCGTCGTGACAAAGCAGCTTGAGTCACTCCTCATGACCCAGCTGTTGATGGCTCAGCCCAACAACTACACGTCGGCGCTGCTCGGCGAGCAGCCGCGCGTCGCACCGCCGGCGGTCCGCCACGCCATGGAGGTCATCGAGGGACACGCCGCCGAGCCGCTCACGGTCGCGGAGATCGCGGAATGCGTCGGCGTCGGCGTACGGGCCCTTCAGGAAGGCTTCCGCCGGCACCTCGACACGACACCGCTCGCGTACCTGCGCGAGGTCCGCCTGGACCGCGTACGCAAGGAACTCCTGGCCTCCGACCCAGGTGCCGCGACCGTCACCGCCGTCGCCTCCCGCTGGGGCTTCCTGCACCCGGGTCGTTTCTCACTCGCGTACCGCCAACAGTTCGGGGAGTCGCCTTCGGAGACGTTGCGGGCATAG
- a CDS encoding DUF1266 domain-containing protein — MNVSNGALWNAMGTHGNGYFLERKSLEQWWGVTDQSSWQGALDGLLKGRGVRGPWEFVLEIRSSLSQQFGGQVDPGLWRETAERVLLHSATERGGMVSEAEVAGVKQLIGRITRYEGRFRADGILAANSRVRSALAWDYGRASCMARWGVGARFTDIPDAEQAVVHVSRLSKMTYNSWEEFAAGYILGRCLHFDDEQFGHWYTQMLHAHQVLATHAESPWRTIPWA; from the coding sequence ATGAACGTCTCCAACGGAGCCTTGTGGAACGCCATGGGCACTCACGGCAACGGCTACTTCCTGGAGCGCAAAAGCCTGGAACAGTGGTGGGGAGTAACCGACCAAAGCAGCTGGCAAGGTGCGCTGGACGGCCTCCTCAAAGGCAGGGGTGTCAGGGGCCCGTGGGAGTTCGTACTGGAGATTCGCAGCTCCCTGTCCCAGCAGTTCGGTGGGCAGGTCGATCCGGGACTGTGGAGGGAGACGGCTGAAAGAGTGTTGCTCCACAGCGCCACCGAAAGGGGCGGTATGGTCTCCGAAGCCGAAGTTGCCGGAGTGAAGCAACTGATCGGCCGCATTACGCGTTACGAAGGCCGTTTTCGCGCGGACGGAATCCTTGCCGCCAACAGTCGCGTGCGGTCCGCGCTGGCGTGGGACTACGGACGGGCTTCCTGTATGGCCCGCTGGGGAGTCGGCGCCCGCTTCACGGATATCCCGGATGCTGAACAGGCGGTAGTGCACGTCTCACGTCTGAGCAAGATGACCTACAACTCCTGGGAAGAATTCGCGGCCGGCTACATCCTCGGGCGCTGCCTGCACTTCGACGACGAGCAGTTCGGGCACTGGTACACACAAATGCTCCACGCCCATCAAGTGCTGGCCACCCACGCCGAGAGCCCCTGGCGGACCATCCCCTGGGCATGA
- a CDS encoding EamA family transporter: MQQRSVDQGFSAVAGKVPAPCLVLAGVSGIQFGAALAPSAYPQAGAAGVVFLRLLIAGLILCVLWRPRRQALKSAKGAWKTVLAAGTLLAGHHIAFFEAVDHIPLGIVATIEFLGPFAIALAGSRRALDLLPGCLAAGGVLLLSGGGSTSLPAVGLALAAGAACCWAGYILVSARMATRLSGGQGLAVAIAWAALLSAPYGIARAGSGLLDPHVLWVAAVVAVVSSVLPYSLNLEALRRIPPRVFGVLTSLEPAAGALFGLLVLGQRLDRYQWLGIAAVACASIAATYLGPGKRRISRVRATSGSLTSHRSADGGCGRARAPQPGAISRLAAGPRRTPGEPDNHGG, translated from the coding sequence ATGCAGCAAAGAAGTGTGGACCAAGGATTCTCCGCCGTCGCGGGCAAGGTGCCCGCGCCCTGTCTCGTGCTGGCCGGAGTGAGCGGGATCCAGTTCGGAGCAGCCCTCGCCCCCAGCGCCTATCCCCAGGCAGGAGCCGCGGGCGTGGTGTTCCTGCGACTTCTCATCGCCGGCCTGATCCTCTGCGTGTTGTGGCGCCCGAGGCGCCAAGCACTCAAATCGGCCAAGGGAGCCTGGAAGACCGTGCTCGCCGCCGGAACCCTGCTCGCCGGACACCACATCGCCTTCTTCGAAGCCGTCGACCACATCCCGCTCGGGATCGTCGCCACGATCGAATTCCTCGGCCCCTTCGCCATCGCCCTCGCCGGCTCCCGCCGCGCGCTCGACCTGCTCCCCGGTTGCCTGGCCGCAGGAGGCGTGCTCCTGCTCAGCGGCGGGGGCAGTACCTCTCTGCCCGCGGTCGGCCTCGCCCTGGCCGCAGGGGCGGCCTGCTGCTGGGCCGGGTACATTCTGGTCTCCGCCCGCATGGCCACCCGCCTCAGCGGCGGCCAGGGCCTGGCCGTGGCCATCGCCTGGGCGGCGCTGCTCAGTGCCCCCTATGGCATCGCGCGCGCCGGCTCCGGCCTGCTTGACCCGCACGTCCTGTGGGTGGCGGCCGTCGTGGCAGTGGTATCCAGCGTGCTGCCGTACTCGCTCAACCTGGAAGCCCTGCGCCGGATTCCGCCGCGCGTCTTCGGCGTACTGACGAGCCTGGAGCCGGCCGCGGGCGCCCTGTTCGGCCTGCTCGTCCTCGGCCAGCGCCTCGACCGGTACCAGTGGCTCGGCATCGCCGCAGTCGCCTGCGCCTCCATCGCCGCCACCTACCTGGGGCCCGGAAAGCGCAGGATTTCACGTGTCCGGGCAACGAGCGGCTCTCTCACCTCCCACCGATCCGCCGATGGCGGCTGCGGCCGCGCCCGAGCACCCCAGCCAGGAGCCATCAGCCGGCTGGCAGCAGGCCCTCGCCGCACACCGGGCGAGCCGGATAACCATGGTGGTTGA
- a CDS encoding DUF4334 domain-containing protein — protein MDTSRPHSHPPREIVSIADTCSAALQSMPRLEIWLKELGLPVDTALVPLMCLQTAFFTPWLPPETCYQMSRLTVWLMAVDNVLDAPDAADAADAPGAADSAGPDRTPTRVRAWHQVLAGRGSDSSDSSDDPMTRALAEIARDLHRDGRPELTAVWRKSMHQTLIGMQCERETARTAATGGGVPRLTDYLRHGAWTIGVEQQVTALWALMDEPGLPRRLPVLLGALREAATAIRLLNDLRGHQREQSEGKTDALAIGLTEQEAYQRAEAALESCRQALAPLTAAGYGSAAALERVALWHARMYHRFDPVRPGRASTSSLPGGPGSAAHARHTPFVPQPREAPAMSIEQEVLDVIASGGQCDNAKLAELFDRLEPVDTALLLGTWQGGGFEHTSENAALLTKMRWYGKRFVDADHVEPLLCRDEDGTVFSYEEMGLATLHEVIYRGKQSTAMVYDQLPIIDHFRRLTDNVLLCVMDKKESPTDFFFHLTRVPASLPQPSSDGK, from the coding sequence GTGGACACTTCGCGACCGCACAGCCACCCTCCCCGGGAGATCGTCTCCATAGCGGACACATGCTCAGCCGCATTGCAGAGCATGCCGCGACTGGAGATCTGGCTCAAAGAGCTCGGGCTGCCCGTGGACACCGCACTGGTTCCCCTGATGTGCCTTCAGACTGCGTTCTTCACCCCTTGGCTGCCGCCGGAGACCTGCTACCAGATGTCCCGGCTCACGGTCTGGCTGATGGCGGTCGACAATGTCCTGGACGCACCGGATGCGGCGGATGCGGCGGACGCACCGGGTGCAGCGGACTCCGCGGGCCCGGACAGGACCCCAACCCGCGTCCGGGCCTGGCACCAGGTCCTCGCGGGGCGCGGCAGCGATAGCAGCGACAGCAGCGACGATCCCATGACGCGCGCTCTGGCGGAGATCGCCCGGGACCTGCACCGCGACGGACGGCCCGAACTCACCGCCGTCTGGCGGAAAAGCATGCATCAGACGCTCATCGGCATGCAATGCGAACGCGAGACGGCCCGGACAGCGGCCACCGGTGGCGGCGTGCCCCGGCTGACGGACTACCTCCGGCACGGCGCCTGGACCATCGGCGTCGAACAACAGGTCACCGCCCTGTGGGCCCTCATGGACGAGCCAGGTCTGCCCCGGCGCCTTCCCGTGCTGCTCGGCGCCCTGCGCGAGGCCGCGACCGCCATCCGTCTGCTCAACGACCTGCGCGGCCACCAACGGGAACAGTCCGAGGGGAAGACCGACGCACTCGCCATCGGCCTGACCGAGCAGGAGGCGTACCAGCGCGCCGAAGCAGCGCTCGAAAGCTGCCGGCAGGCACTGGCTCCGCTCACAGCCGCCGGGTACGGTTCCGCGGCGGCACTGGAGCGGGTGGCGCTCTGGCACGCCCGGATGTACCACCGCTTCGACCCCGTACGACCCGGCCGGGCCAGCACCTCATCCCTGCCGGGCGGACCGGGCAGCGCCGCGCACGCCCGGCACACCCCGTTCGTTCCCCAACCGAGGGAGGCCCCGGCCATGAGCATCGAGCAGGAAGTTCTGGACGTCATCGCGTCCGGAGGGCAGTGCGACAACGCGAAGCTGGCAGAGCTCTTCGACCGGCTCGAACCGGTCGACACCGCTCTCCTCCTCGGCACCTGGCAGGGTGGCGGGTTCGAGCACACCAGCGAGAACGCCGCGCTGCTGACGAAGATGCGGTGGTACGGCAAGCGGTTCGTCGACGCCGACCACGTGGAGCCGCTGCTGTGCCGCGACGAGGACGGGACGGTCTTCTCGTACGAGGAGATGGGCCTCGCAACATTGCATGAGGTCATCTACCGCGGCAAGCAGTCCACGGCGATGGTCTATGACCAGCTGCCCATCATCGACCACTTCCGCCGGCTCACCGACAACGTCCTGCTGTGCGTGATGGACAAGAAGGAATCCCCCACGGATTTCTTCTTCCACCTCACCCGCGTACCCGCGTCACTGCCCCAGCCATCCAGCGACGGCAAGTAG
- a CDS encoding prenyltransferase/squalene oxidase repeat-containing protein: protein MSRALALATRHTLSTQRDNGSWLATPDPRITETALCTLALARSPHPGADRAAERGRVWLANGAAPQNHHPVAHAVETALLSLALDTGGPIDVSHPSFADPTLSARARLLQAIALYTGRAISGGTGPAALRTLLAAAVAAQGRLKRWTRVEVWSAHALVETHFGDRTSARHAAKMVADQQSPAGDFFANPVTTALAALALQAAAPGTAAARRCAEYLLTSQLADGTWRFSHSDVWDTALTVRAFHGAAEFDRHGLPAAVAFLVAAQNSDGGWPYRLGVESDNDTTAAVLIALGGASGAPGTTIRSGLRHLVRQQTADGLWRTWQSAGDPPVDDVVAHVVTALDRHSGRHRVQLAAARGWLAERLGEQGRWHAGWYRGLPYATAEVLPALAAAVPARGHPAARTLAETRNSDGGWPVEEAGPSTPAATGLALAALERGGLLNEEHRAPALGYLVETQRDDGTWPGVPLMYGPRPLLTHYPTHTHAFAVGGLFAGQRRLRTAAVATDSAHEEG from the coding sequence GTGAGTCGTGCGCTGGCCCTCGCCACCCGGCACACACTCTCCACGCAGCGGGACAACGGCTCATGGCTGGCCACCCCCGACCCTCGCATCACTGAGACCGCACTGTGCACGCTGGCCCTGGCGCGCTCTCCGCACCCCGGCGCCGACCGGGCCGCCGAGCGGGGCAGGGTGTGGCTCGCCAACGGTGCCGCCCCGCAGAACCACCATCCGGTGGCCCACGCCGTGGAGACCGCGCTGCTGTCCCTGGCCCTGGACACCGGCGGCCCCATCGACGTGAGCCACCCCTCCTTCGCGGACCCGACGCTGTCGGCCCGTGCCCGGCTCCTCCAGGCCATCGCCCTGTACACCGGCCGAGCGATCAGTGGCGGCACCGGTCCCGCCGCACTGCGCACCCTGCTGGCCGCCGCGGTCGCAGCCCAGGGGCGGCTCAAGCGCTGGACCCGGGTGGAAGTCTGGTCTGCGCACGCACTGGTGGAGACCCACTTCGGCGACCGGACATCCGCCCGGCACGCCGCCAAAATGGTCGCCGACCAGCAATCCCCAGCGGGCGACTTCTTCGCCAATCCGGTCACCACCGCTCTCGCGGCGCTCGCGCTCCAGGCCGCCGCCCCCGGCACGGCTGCCGCCCGCCGCTGCGCGGAGTACCTTCTCACCAGCCAACTCGCCGACGGGACCTGGCGCTTTTCCCACAGCGATGTCTGGGACACCGCGCTGACCGTCCGCGCCTTCCACGGCGCAGCGGAATTCGACCGCCACGGACTGCCGGCCGCCGTCGCGTTCCTGGTCGCGGCACAGAACTCGGACGGCGGCTGGCCGTACCGGCTGGGCGTCGAGTCCGACAATGACACCACCGCGGCCGTCCTGATCGCTCTGGGCGGCGCAAGCGGCGCGCCCGGCACCACGATCCGGTCCGGGCTACGTCACCTGGTCCGGCAGCAGACGGCCGACGGTCTCTGGCGGACCTGGCAGTCCGCCGGGGACCCTCCGGTGGACGACGTGGTGGCGCATGTCGTCACCGCACTGGATCGCCACTCCGGCCGCCATCGCGTGCAACTGGCCGCGGCGCGTGGCTGGCTTGCCGAACGCCTCGGCGAACAGGGACGCTGGCACGCCGGGTGGTACCGGGGGCTGCCATACGCCACCGCCGAGGTCCTTCCCGCCCTCGCTGCGGCAGTACCTGCGAGAGGCCACCCCGCCGCCCGGACTCTGGCCGAAACCCGCAATTCCGATGGTGGCTGGCCCGTCGAAGAGGCCGGCCCCAGCACTCCTGCCGCAACCGGACTGGCGCTCGCGGCCCTGGAACGCGGCGGCCTGCTCAACGAGGAACACCGGGCACCGGCGCTCGGCTACCTTGTGGAGACCCAGCGCGACGACGGCACCTGGCCGGGCGTACCGCTCATGTACGGCCCGCGACCGCTCCTCACGCACTACCCCACCCACACCCATGCGTTTGCCGTCGGCGGCCTCTTTGCCGGGCAGCGCCGTCTGCGAACCGCTGCGGTGGCCACCGACTCCGCTCACGAGGAGGGCTGA
- a CDS encoding cytochrome P450: protein MSRIGARLTGGPGRRTAADAPTDAPTDAATEAPVAPGRVPLAGHAPWIHRDAPGFFRELRHHGPVTKIYIGPRQVHAVNSHEIVRELLTVQARAFDKGAMFDALRVPLGDGLITAAGDRHLRHRRLMQPAFHHDRIAGYARIMSERSLARAAVWEPGTTLDLVPEIHRLTLDILLRTLFADPQDPELRTAVKDWLSVKYHSMRLALSPLQAWAERLPLPAGWRPPNAGPLRRLVAVQHRIIETYRADGRDRGDLLSMLLAAGGPDGGLTDAEVTDELITLFLAGTGTVSASLAWTLHEISRRPDVQRRIHDELDAVLAGRPPGFEDLPALVYTRQVLTEVLRLHPPSWLLMRRAVRPVTLGGVRLSPGAEVFFSPYALHRDPQLYENPDDFDPERWSHDAAAKAPRHTYLPFGAGSRLCIGEDFAWTELTLALAAFTAHRRLTPAGSTPVRTLVGTVLRPDRLPLTAHARPS from the coding sequence ATGAGCAGAATCGGTGCACGGCTGACCGGCGGACCGGGACGTCGTACCGCCGCCGATGCCCCCACTGATGCCCCCACCGATGCCGCCACCGAAGCCCCCGTTGCCCCCGGCCGCGTGCCGCTGGCCGGGCACGCCCCGTGGATCCACCGTGATGCTCCGGGCTTCTTCCGCGAGCTGCGGCACCACGGACCGGTGACGAAGATCTACATCGGCCCCCGGCAGGTACACGCCGTCAACTCACACGAGATCGTCCGGGAGTTGCTGACCGTGCAGGCCCGCGCCTTCGACAAGGGCGCGATGTTCGACGCCCTGCGCGTGCCTCTCGGTGACGGGCTGATCACCGCCGCCGGCGACCGCCATCTCCGCCACCGCCGGCTGATGCAACCCGCCTTCCACCACGACCGGATCGCCGGCTACGCCCGCATCATGTCCGAACGGTCCCTGGCACGGGCCGCCGTCTGGGAACCCGGTACCACTCTCGACCTGGTGCCGGAGATCCACCGCCTGACGCTCGACATCCTGCTGCGTACCCTCTTCGCGGATCCCCAGGACCCCGAACTGCGCACGGCCGTCAAGGACTGGCTGTCCGTCAAGTACCACTCGATGCGCCTTGCCCTCTCCCCGTTGCAAGCCTGGGCGGAACGCCTCCCGCTGCCGGCGGGATGGCGGCCGCCGAACGCCGGCCCGCTCCGCCGGCTGGTGGCCGTCCAGCACCGCATCATCGAGACATACCGTGCCGACGGCCGGGATCGCGGCGATCTGCTCTCGATGCTCCTGGCCGCGGGCGGCCCGGACGGTGGCCTGACCGACGCCGAAGTGACCGACGAACTGATCACCCTGTTCCTGGCCGGTACCGGCACCGTCAGCGCGTCGTTGGCCTGGACGCTGCACGAGATATCCCGCCGTCCCGACGTCCAACGACGGATCCACGACGAACTCGACGCCGTTCTCGCCGGACGGCCCCCCGGGTTCGAGGATCTTCCCGCACTGGTCTACACACGACAGGTGCTGACCGAAGTGCTGCGGCTGCATCCACCGTCGTGGTTGCTGATGCGCCGCGCGGTGCGGCCGGTCACCCTCGGCGGCGTACGGCTCTCCCCGGGCGCCGAGGTGTTCTTCAGTCCGTACGCCCTGCATCGCGATCCGCAACTGTACGAGAACCCGGACGACTTCGACCCTGAGCGCTGGTCGCACGACGCCGCCGCGAAGGCGCCGCGCCACACCTATCTGCCCTTCGGAGCAGGCAGCCGGCTGTGCATCGGGGAAGACTTCGCCTGGACCGAACTGACCCTGGCGCTGGCCGCTTTCACCGCTCACCGGCGCCTGACACCGGCCGGCTCCACCCCCGTGCGGACCCTGGTCGGCACCGTCCTGCGCCCGGACCGGCTGCCGCTCACGGCGCATGCCCGCCCGTCCTGA
- a CDS encoding acyl-CoA dehydrogenase, whose protein sequence is MAVSIGLHVSPEFPVMLERIDALGEALDADAAEELGRLTEGIARALLGAGVVRAALPQSLGGYEFSPRQLIETVERVSYHDSAAGWTMMALQLMTGTTAAYLDAVAAADLFPDVAGGDHALLAGHGTRPGRAVPVENGYLVSGSWQFASGMAHATHIHSAIQVEGTGELRVLAMPKSQVELVDNWDVLGLRATHSIDYHCADEFVPATHTYLATTTNPANGGAIYRVGLVNMSAIGHTGWAFGVGRRLLDELKSVAAAKSGTRNAAVDTAQFHAEYATAEAKLRSARAWAMEVWRGIEDTLDAGELPSTEQDTLLRLALNHATWTVQDVGQTVHRWAGTAAIRRGPIDRFLRDLGTGTQHITSSPTVLQNCGKWLSGAQPQAHWEFLDLTS, encoded by the coding sequence ATGGCGGTCTCGATCGGATTGCATGTCAGCCCGGAATTTCCCGTGATGCTTGAGCGGATTGACGCACTCGGCGAGGCCCTTGACGCGGACGCGGCCGAGGAACTCGGCAGACTCACCGAGGGCATCGCGCGGGCGTTGCTGGGTGCTGGGGTCGTGAGGGCCGCACTGCCGCAGAGCCTTGGCGGCTACGAGTTCTCCCCACGCCAATTGATAGAGACAGTCGAGCGGGTCAGTTACCACGATTCCGCGGCCGGTTGGACGATGATGGCGCTGCAGTTGATGACCGGCACCACTGCGGCCTATCTCGACGCCGTCGCGGCGGCCGACTTGTTCCCGGATGTCGCGGGTGGGGACCACGCGTTGTTGGCCGGTCACGGCACCCGGCCCGGCCGGGCCGTCCCGGTGGAGAATGGCTATCTGGTGAGCGGCAGTTGGCAGTTCGCCTCCGGAATGGCGCACGCCACCCATATCCACAGTGCGATCCAGGTCGAGGGCACCGGGGAGCTGCGGGTGCTGGCGATGCCGAAGTCGCAGGTGGAACTCGTCGACAACTGGGATGTGCTCGGGCTGCGTGCGACGCACAGCATTGATTACCACTGCGCCGATGAGTTTGTCCCGGCGACGCACACGTATCTCGCCACGACGACGAACCCGGCCAACGGCGGCGCGATCTACCGCGTCGGATTGGTCAACATGTCCGCAATCGGACACACCGGTTGGGCGTTCGGTGTGGGGCGGCGCCTGCTCGATGAACTGAAGTCGGTCGCCGCGGCCAAATCCGGCACTCGTAACGCCGCCGTCGACACCGCGCAGTTCCACGCGGAGTACGCGACCGCGGAAGCCAAGCTTCGTTCGGCACGGGCGTGGGCGATGGAGGTATGGCGAGGTATCGAAGACACCCTGGATGCGGGCGAGTTGCCGAGTACCGAGCAGGACACTCTGCTCAGGCTGGCGCTCAACCACGCGACGTGGACCGTGCAGGACGTGGGTCAGACGGTGCACCGATGGGCGGGGACGGCGGCGATCCGGCGCGGGCCGATCGACCGGTTTCTGCGTGATCTCGGCACTGGTACCCAGCACATCACCTCAAGCCCCACGGTCCTGCAGAACTGCGGGAAATGGCTCAGCGGCGCGCAACCCCAAGCGCACTGGGAATTTCTCGACTTGACGTCATGA